One segment of Cynocephalus volans isolate mCynVol1 chromosome 8, mCynVol1.pri, whole genome shotgun sequence DNA contains the following:
- the HORMAD1 gene encoding HORMA domain-containing protein 1 isoform X1, giving the protein MATAQLQRTSMSALVFPNKISTEQQSLVLVKRLLAVSVSCITYLRGIFPECAYGTRYLDDLCVKILREDKNCPGSTQLVKWMLGCYDALQKKYLRMVVLAVYTNPEDPQTISECYQFKFKYTNDGPIMDFISKNESNESSMSSADTRKASILLIRKIYILMQNLGPLPNDVCLTMKLFYYDEVTPPDYQPPGFKDGDCEGVIFEGEPMYLNVGEVPTPFHTFKVKVTTEKERMENIDSSILSPKQFKTPLQKILMDKNDLEDEQERYISDDFDIETKMEEQKKNPGSSELGEPSLVCEEDEMMRSKESLDLSISHSQVEQLVSKTSELDVSESKTRSGKIFQNKMANGNQPVKSSKENRKRGHPESGKTVLHHFDSSSQESMPKRRKFSEPKEHI; this is encoded by the exons ATGGCCACTGCACAGTTGCAGCGGACTTCCATG AGTGCATTGGTATTTCCCAATAAGATATCAACTGAGCAGCAGTCTTTGGTGTTAGTGAAGAGGCTTCTAGCAGTTTCAGTATCCTGCATCACATATTTGAGAGGAATATTTCCAGAATGTGCTTATGGAACAAGATATCTAGATg ATCTTTGTGTCAAAATTCTGAGAGAAGATAAAAATTGTCCAGGATCTACACAGTTAGTAAAATG gatgCTAGGATGTTATGatgctttacagaaaaaatat ctAAGGATGGTTGTTCTAGct gtatACACCAATCCAGAAGACCCTCAG aCAATTTCAGAATGTTACCAATTTAAATTCAAGTACACCAATGATGGACCAATCATGGACTTCATAAG TAAAAACGAAAGCAATGAATCTAGCATGTCATCTGCTGACACCAGGAAAGCGAGTATTCTCCTCATTCGCAAGATTTATATTCTAATGCAAAATCTGGGACCTTTACCTAATGATGTTTGTTTGACTATGAAACTTTTTTACTATGATGAAG TTACACCCCCAGATTACCAGCCTCCTGGTTTTAAGGATGGTGATTGTGAAGGAGTAATATTTGAAGGAGAGCCTATGTACTTAAATGTGGGAGAAGTCCCAACACCTTTTCACACCTTCAAAGTAAAAGTGACCACTGAAAAAGAACGAATGGAAAATATTGATTCATCTATACTATCaccaaaacaatttaaaacaccGCTTCAGAAAATCCTGATGGATAAAAATGATCTAGAAGATGAACAGGAGCGTTATATAAGT GATGATTTTGACATTGAAACTAAAATGGAAGAGCAGAAGAAAAACCCTGGATCTTCTGAACTTGGAG AACCAAGTTTAGTTTGTGAGGAAGATGAAATGATGAGGTCTAAAGAGAGTCTAGATCTTTCAATTTCTCATTCTCAG gtTGAGCAGTTAGTCAGTAAAACATCTGAACTTGATGTGTCTGAAAGCAAAACAAGAAGTGGaaaaatttttcagaataaaatg GCAAATGGAAATCAACCAGTAAAATCTTCTAAAGAAAATCGGAAGAGAGGTCACCCTGAATCTGGGAAAACA GTCCTCCATCACTTTGATTCTTCTAGTCAAGAGTCAATGCCAAAAAGGAGAAAGTTTAGTGAACCAaaagaacatatataa
- the HORMAD1 gene encoding HORMA domain-containing protein 1 isoform X2: MATAQLQRTSMSALVFPNKISTEQQSLVLVKRLLAVSVSCITYLRGIFPECAYGTRYLDDLCVKILREDKNCPGSTQLVKWMLGCYDALQKKYVYTNPEDPQTISECYQFKFKYTNDGPIMDFISKNESNESSMSSADTRKASILLIRKIYILMQNLGPLPNDVCLTMKLFYYDEVTPPDYQPPGFKDGDCEGVIFEGEPMYLNVGEVPTPFHTFKVKVTTEKERMENIDSSILSPKQFKTPLQKILMDKNDLEDEQERYISDDFDIETKMEEQKKNPGSSELGEPSLVCEEDEMMRSKESLDLSISHSQVEQLVSKTSELDVSESKTRSGKIFQNKMANGNQPVKSSKENRKRGHPESGKTVLHHFDSSSQESMPKRRKFSEPKEHI, translated from the exons ATGGCCACTGCACAGTTGCAGCGGACTTCCATG AGTGCATTGGTATTTCCCAATAAGATATCAACTGAGCAGCAGTCTTTGGTGTTAGTGAAGAGGCTTCTAGCAGTTTCAGTATCCTGCATCACATATTTGAGAGGAATATTTCCAGAATGTGCTTATGGAACAAGATATCTAGATg ATCTTTGTGTCAAAATTCTGAGAGAAGATAAAAATTGTCCAGGATCTACACAGTTAGTAAAATG gatgCTAGGATGTTATGatgctttacagaaaaaatat gtatACACCAATCCAGAAGACCCTCAG aCAATTTCAGAATGTTACCAATTTAAATTCAAGTACACCAATGATGGACCAATCATGGACTTCATAAG TAAAAACGAAAGCAATGAATCTAGCATGTCATCTGCTGACACCAGGAAAGCGAGTATTCTCCTCATTCGCAAGATTTATATTCTAATGCAAAATCTGGGACCTTTACCTAATGATGTTTGTTTGACTATGAAACTTTTTTACTATGATGAAG TTACACCCCCAGATTACCAGCCTCCTGGTTTTAAGGATGGTGATTGTGAAGGAGTAATATTTGAAGGAGAGCCTATGTACTTAAATGTGGGAGAAGTCCCAACACCTTTTCACACCTTCAAAGTAAAAGTGACCACTGAAAAAGAACGAATGGAAAATATTGATTCATCTATACTATCaccaaaacaatttaaaacaccGCTTCAGAAAATCCTGATGGATAAAAATGATCTAGAAGATGAACAGGAGCGTTATATAAGT GATGATTTTGACATTGAAACTAAAATGGAAGAGCAGAAGAAAAACCCTGGATCTTCTGAACTTGGAG AACCAAGTTTAGTTTGTGAGGAAGATGAAATGATGAGGTCTAAAGAGAGTCTAGATCTTTCAATTTCTCATTCTCAG gtTGAGCAGTTAGTCAGTAAAACATCTGAACTTGATGTGTCTGAAAGCAAAACAAGAAGTGGaaaaatttttcagaataaaatg GCAAATGGAAATCAACCAGTAAAATCTTCTAAAGAAAATCGGAAGAGAGGTCACCCTGAATCTGGGAAAACA GTCCTCCATCACTTTGATTCTTCTAGTCAAGAGTCAATGCCAAAAAGGAGAAAGTTTAGTGAACCAaaagaacatatataa